The segment GGAGGGCGGCGTGCTCGCCGGCTACCCGATGAAGGACATCAAAGTCTCGCTCTACGACGGCAGTTTCCACGAGGTGGACTCGAGCGAGGTCGCCTTCAAGATCGCCGGCTCCATGGCCTTCAAGGAAGCCGCCAAAAGAGCCAAGCCGGTGCTGCTCGAACCCGTGATGAAGGTCGAAGTCGTGGTACCCGATGAGCAGAACTACATCGGCGCCATCACCGGCGACCTCTACCGCCGCCGCGGCCGCATCGAAGGCACCGAACCCCGCGCCGGCAGCCAGATCATCCGCGCCCTGGTCCCGCTCAGCGACATGTTCGGCTATGCCACGGAAATGCGCTCCGCCACCCAGGGCCGCGCCAGCTACACCATGCATTTTGCCCATTACGAAGAGGTGCCCAAGGCCCTCTCAGAAGAAATCATGGCCCGTGTTCAGGGCCGCGAGGTGAAAAGGTAGACCGATCTCAGCTAGGAGCACGATTCTATGGCGAAAGAAAAATTTGACCGTTCCAAGCCGCACGTAAACGTGGGCACGATTGGGCACATCGATCACGGCAAGACGACGCTGACGGCGGCGATCACGAAGGTGCTGGCGAAGCACGATCCGAAA is part of the Acidobacteriota bacterium genome and harbors:
- the tuf gene encoding elongation factor Tu (EF-Tu; promotes GTP-dependent binding of aminoacyl-tRNA to the A-site of ribosomes during protein biosynthesis; when the tRNA anticodon matches the mRNA codon, GTP hydrolysis results; the inactive EF-Tu-GDP leaves the ribosome and release of GDP is promoted by elongation factor Ts; many prokaryotes have two copies of the gene encoding EF-Tu) codes for the protein MAKEKFDRSKPHVNVGTIGHIDHGKTTLTAAITKVLAKHDPK